One Prunus dulcis chromosome 8, ALMONDv2, whole genome shotgun sequence DNA window includes the following coding sequences:
- the LOC117638019 gene encoding protein trichome berefringence-like 7 codes for MMEIVRNVNLDLFVQFRIFYKRVLNFGNEMMRGHGKIWGFQTINGLVAIGSLVSFVVAMSCAFLYLFPRVPPVVHSYGISNSTTSVEKCNVFEGRWIPDESYPLYNASQCPFAEIGFNCLANGRKDRGYAKWRWKPKNCDIPRFDVRAVLETLRGKRIVFVGDSLGRTQWESLICLLMTGVEDKTSVYEVNGNKITKRIRFLAVRFSSFDLRIDFYRSVFLVQPASAPNRAPKRVKSTLRVDKLDEISKEWIDSDILVFNSGHWWTPSKLFEMGCYFQEGKSLKLGMPITTAFKTALNTWASWAETMINTNRTSIFFRSFETSHWSGRNRNSCKVTRHPLSSPKGRDQSSISNIIIKIVRKMTVPVTVLHVTPMVAFRSDGHVGTWSDNPSVPDCSHWCLPGVPDMWNEILLSYLLPGNDVSLQ; via the exons ATGATGGAGATAGTGAGAAACGTTAATTTGGACTTGTTTGTTCAATtcaggattttctacaaaagggttttgaattttggtaATGAGATGATGAGGGGTCATGGTAAAATCTGGGGTTTTCAAACAATCAATGGACTAGTTGCAATTGGCTCATTGGTGTCCTTTGTtgttgccatgtcatgtgcatttttgtatttgtttccCAGGGTTCCCCCAGTGGTTCATAGCTATGGAATTTCTAATTCCACTACTTCTGTTGAAAAATGTAATGTTTTTGAAGGAAGATGGATTCCAGATGAAAGTTACCCTTTGTACAATGCCTCACAATGTCCATTTGCAGAAATTGGATTTAATTGCTTGGCTAATGGGCGGAAAGATAGGGGTTATGCTAAATGGAGGTGGAAGCCAAAGAATTGTGATATTCCTAGGTTTGATGTGCGTGCAGTTCTTGAAACACTTCGTGGGAAACggattgtttttgttggtgacTCTTTAGGTAGAACACAGTGGGAATCTTTGATATGTTTACTCATGACAGGGGTGGAGGATAAGACTAGTGTTTATGAAGTGAATGGGAATAAAATCACTAAGCGGATTAGATTTTTAGCCGTTCGGTTTAGTTCGTTTGATCTCAGAATTGACTTTTATCGGTCGGTTTTCCTAGTGCAGCCGGCTTCAGCTCCAAACCGAGCACCAAAGAGGGTTAAGTCAACGCTCAGAGTTgacaaattggatgaaattaGCAAAGAATGGATTGATTctgatattttggttttcaatTCAGGGCACTGGTGGACACCAAGTAAACTTTTTGAAAT GGGCTGCTATTTTCAAGAGGGTAAATCACTGAAGCTTGGAATGCCAATCACCACTGCCTTCAAGACAGCTTTAAACACTTGGGCATCTTGGGCTGAGACAATGATCAATACAAACAGAACAAGTATATTTTTCAGGAGTTTTGAGACATCCCATTGGAG TGGCCGTAACCGTAATTCATGCAAAGTGACTCGACATCCTTTGTCAAGCCCTAAGGGAAGGGACCAAAGCTCAATTTCAAACATCATTATCAAGATTGTGAGGAAAATGACCGTCCCTGTAACTGTTCTGCATGTTACACCTATGGTAGCATTCCGAAGTGATGGCCATGTGGGTACTTGGAGCGATAATCCATCAGTGCCTGATTGTAGCCATTGGTGCCTACCTGGTGTACCTGATATGTGGAATGAAATTCTCTTGTCATATCTGCTACCCGGGAATGATGTTTCCCTTCAATGA